In Solanum lycopersicum chromosome 3, SLM_r2.1, the genomic stretch ATTGGATTTTGAGTTAGCATGAAACTAATTGGCCATTTGTGTAGTAGAATCCAACTGAGTTCGAAGAAAACGTTGAACAACCGCCCAAATTCTAGCCTTGGAAGTGGTGAAAATTGTAGAGGTCCAGTTTCAATGGAGACGCCGCCATTTTTCCCGGTGAGTATTTTTTGCTTCTCTATTTGCATTTGTAATTGGAGAGAAAAGAGATAATGGGCACTTAAAGGGGTATTATTTGTCAACAGGAGTCCAGTAATGCACCGGAGATCGAGGAATGCCAACAATCTCCACTTCCCGGTGATTCATCCTCCGACGGTTGTTCTTCTAGTTCAGCTCAGGTTTGTAAATAACTCATCGGAAAGTATATATTCcctttcaatttgtttgtctaatTTTGACTTTGACACAAATTGACTTATTAGAATGTATCAAAGCAAATGAACATGTAAAAGATGGAGTATATTTGTTTGATATcgactaaaaaggaaaataaaatgaaattggaTGGAGTAACATTTATCGCAATTACTATGTGTTTGGACGTGGGAATTGTGTTAACAAAGATATTGAACAAATTTGTAGGAGTTTATTTTGTATGCTATCCTGTGTTTTTTTAAGGAGCTGAAATTTAATATTTGCTtttgtaatatttgtattagattatattaaatatgaattgcATGTTGTTCATGTCAATGGATAAATTCCCTGTTTATAATTTGCTtagtaaaatttcaaatatccTTTTGCTGTTGTAGCAAAGCTGGTGAATTGCATGCTAGTAGTATAATGGCAGCATACTACAAACTAAGGGAATTTCAAATGGTTTCTCAGGTGAAGAAAATGGAAGCAAACCAGAAACTAAGAGATCTTCAATGGGGATATCAAGTAATCAAGTCCTCGAGTCTCGACCTGCATAGTATCTCCTTCTATCTTTCTCAGCCAACAACATGTTGTCATCAAGAAACGGAAAACTCCATTACTATAAACATATCAAAGGGGAGTCTTTCGCATTTCTCTGACCTCCTTGTGCTCTTGAAAACATCAACAAGTACTCAATCTTCCTTGAGAGACTTGGAGTTTCACCAGGTTGAATGGGAGTTGCAGCAACTGAGAAATCTTGGAGTTTTGCTTGGAAGTAGCTCCAGCATTAAGCAATTAGTGTTTAAGAGAAACAGGTTCACTGCAGAATGCTTATCTGAGCTATCAGAAGTTCTAAAGAAGAACGGAGTGATCAAGGAAATTATGCTGTCGGAATCAAATATTGGTCCAGTTGGAGCTTCTCTTCTTGCTTCAGCACTTAAGGTGAATGGAAGCTTAGAAGAGTTGCAGATATGGGAAGACTCCATTGGCTCAAAGGGTGCAGAGGAGCTGTCCAAAATGATAGAAGTTAACTCAACATTGAAGCTACTCACCATTTTCGATTCCAAGTCTATTACTGCCACACCTTTGATTTCAGCAGTTCTTGCGAGGAATAGGTCAATGGAAGTGCATATTTGGAATGGAGAGAACAATGAGAAAATTTCAAAGGTGGTTGAATTTGTACCTGAAAACAGCACCCTTAGGATATATCGCCTTAATGTCTCAGGTGCTTGTAGAGTTGCTTGTGCTTTAGGGATGAATTCAACTGTGAAGACACTCGATCTGACAGGAGTACGGTTGAAGTCCCGTTGGGCAAAGGAATTCCGATGGGTTTTGGAACAGAATAGGACCCTCAAAGAGGTAAATTTGTCAAACACTTGCTTGAAAGACAAAGGAGTTGTTTATGTTGCAGCTGGCCTTTTTAAGAACCACAGCTTGCAGAAGCTGTATCTTAAAGGAAACTGGTTTGGAGGTGTTGGTGTAGAACATTTACTTTGCCCTCTGAGTCGGTTTTCTGCGCTGCAATATCAAGCAAATATCTCTCTCAAATCACTTACTTTtggaggaaaaaaaaacaaaattggtAGGGATGGGCTAGCAGCAATCTTGCATATGTTGACAAGTAACGAAAGCCTTACCAGCTTCGGAATATATAATGATGAGAGTTTAAAACCGGATGAGATAATCAGAATCTTTAGGAGTTTGGAGAAGAATGCTACATTAAGATGCATATCTTTACAAGGTTGTAAAGGGGTGGATGGTGAAGCAGTCCTCCAAACTATCATGGATATTTTACAGGTAAATCCTTGGATTGAAGACATTGATCTTTCAAGAACTCCATTACACAATGCAGGGAAAACAGAAGCGATATATCAGAGATTGGGTCAGAACGACAAGGCCGAACCAGAGATTGATTTGCTCAAAGGCATGCCAATGACAGAGCCAAAGAGCTGTAGGGTCTTCCTCTGTGGGCAAGAAAATGCTGGTGAGCCACTAAAACAATGTTAGTTTATCTATATCACTGAGTAGCTACATTGATTGATTTGGtatgttcttttttctttttttaactgCAGGAAAAACTACACTAAGCAATTCTATACACCAACACTTTTCTTCTCCGAAATTGCCGTATATTGATCAAGTGAGAACTCTTGTAAACCCAATTGAGCTAGCTGTTCGACCTATAGGTATGAAGATAAAAACTTTCAAAGATGAAGATACAAAGATCTCAATGTGGAATCTTGCAGGGCAGCAAGAATTTTATGCCTTCCATGATCTAATGTTTCCAGGACATGGAAGTGCCTCCATTTTCCTGATCATCTGCAGTTTGTTCAGGAAACCAAATAACCGAGAACTGAAAACCCCcgatgaagttgaagaagatcTGCAGTACTGGTTGAGGTTCAttgtttcaaattcaaaaagagCTCTTCAGCAGTGCATGCTGCCTAATGTAACTGTGGTGCTTACACACTATGACAAAATCAATCAATCATCACAGAACCTACAGCTTATTGTAGACTCAATCCGAAGGCTACGAGACAAATTTCAAGGCTTTGTTGAATTCTACCCAACTGTATTCACAGTTGATGCAAGATCTTCTGCATCAGTAAGTAAGATTGCCCATCACCTCCAAAAGACAAGCAAGACGGTTTTCCAAAGGGTTCCTAGAGTGTATGAGCTTTGCAACGATCTCATGCAAATTCTGTCAGACTGGAGATTGGAAAACCATAATAAGCCAGCAATAAAGTGGAAGGACTTTGGCGATCTATGCCAAGTCAAGGCTCCATTGCTCAGGATTCGTTCTAGACTCGACAATAAAGAGAAGGTGGAAGCGAGGAGAAGGGCTGTTGCTACGTGCCTTCATCACATTGGCGAGGTGATCTATTTTGATGAACTTGGTTTCCTAATCCTCGATTGTGAATGGTTTTGTGGTGAAGTACTTGGTCAGCTTTTGAGATTAGATTTCAAAAAGCAGACTTCTGCTGGGGATGGATTCATAAGTAGAAAAGACCTGGAAAAAGTTCTGAGAAGTAGTCTTGATAGCCAGATTCCAGGGATGGGCTCAAGAGTTTTTCAGAACTTGGATGCAAGTGACCTTGTGAGAATGATGCTGaaacttgaattatgttatgaacAAGATCCTTCCGACACCAATTCTCTAATGTTGATACCCAGCTTTCTTGAAGAAGGTAAGGAGAAACAGCCAAAGTGGCAGATAAACTCAAGTGAATGCATTTATGCAGGAAGGCACCTTCAGTGTGATGATTCAAGCCACATGTTTCTAACACCGGGATTCTTTCCCCGCTTACAGGCAGGACCTTCTTTTAGTTTTATGCTCTATTCTATATTGCAGAAGCATATGACTGTGCAAATGAAACAGCATcccttttgtttttaattttttcatcatcTCGGATAAGAATATAGTTCACTATGTTTGTTTAGGTACATTTGCACAACAAAGTAATGGGGTTGAAAAATCAATATGGAGCGACATACAGCCTTGAAAAGTACGTCATTGCACTGAGCATCAATGGAATCTATGTCCGTGTAGAACTTGGGGGTCAATTAGGCTATTATGTTGATGTGCTTGCCTGTTCCACAAAGCACCTGACAGAAACTCTAAGGCTATTCCAGCAGCTTATCAAACCAGCAATCCAGAGCCTTTGCCATGGGGTCACACTGACTGAAAGCATTATTCGACCAGAATGTGTAAGAAGTCTAATACCACCAAGGTACAGGAGAAACCAGATTCTGCCTCTCCAGCTATTAAAGCAGGCATTGCTCTCTGTGTCTGCAGACAATATGTATGACTATCAGCATACTTGGGATTTGGTAGCAGATTCTGGAAGGACTATCATTGGAGCTGGTTTTGACTATGCTCGGGATCTGTTATCCGATGATGATTTTCGGGAAGTTCTCCAGCACAGGTACCACGATCTACATAACCTTGCTGGGGAGCTCCAAATTCCTTTGGATAACAGCCAGGATGGACAGAATCATGCTTCTATTAACAGTGAAGAAACTGAAGGAAAAATTGAACCAACATTTGCTGGAATAGCTAAGGGTGTTGAAGAAGTCTTGCAGAGACTTACAATTATACATCAAGAACTTAGGGATATAAAGCAAGAAATCCAAGGTCTCAGATACTATGAATACAGGCTTCTAATGGAGCTAAACCGCAAAGTGAACTATCTTGTGAACTACAATGTCCAAGTTGAAGAAAGAAAAGTGCCAAACATGTTCTACTTTGTAAGGACAGAAAACTACTCGAGGAGATTGATCACCACCATGATTTCAGGAATCAATGCTCTCCGGCTGCACATGTTATGCGAGTATCGGGGAGAAATGCATGTGGTTGAAGATCAGATAGGTTGTGAAGTAATGCAGGTTGATAACAGGGCAGTAAAATGCCTGGCTCCGTACATGACGAAGTTCATGAAATTGGTGACATTTGCCCTCAAGATTGGAGCTCATTTAGCAGCAGGGATGGGAGAAATGATACCAGATTTGAGTAGAGAAGTTGCACATTTACTCAAATCCCCCACCGCATATAGTGCAGCAGGGGTTGCTGCTGCTGGTGTTGTTGGGGTTGCAGCAGCAGGGCGTGTGGAGAGAAATAGGGGATCAAGGGACATCCAACAAGATCTTAAGGCAGCACAGCAATGGGTTGTTGATTTCTTGAGAGATCAAAGGTGCTCTGGTGGAAGAGATATTGCTGAAAAGTTTGGACTATGGAGAGTTAGATACCGAGACAGTGGCCAAATTGCATGGGTCTGTAGGAGGCATATACACATAAGAGCAAGTGAAATAATGGAAGTCCCTCTTTGAAGTGTAGCTTCAACCATAGAGGTCAAATAAGAGAAACACAGAGGCAAAGGCTGAGAGATGAAGCTGGAGAGTTAATGTAGATTGGCCGCTATTAGTAGTTTAACATGTCACAGGTAGGATCATTTATTTGAGTGTTAATTATAGATATGCCATGTTGCTATCTTAATGAAAATTCAAATGTCGTGGTGTTTCAGCATGACAATCTTTCCACCCATTCTAGCTGCCTCTACATACAAATTGGTCCTGTAGTATATTTCCCTCTATGATGGTTGATTCCAGTGTCATTCTTAAAATGGCCAGCCGAACGGTAATAGCTTGGTACTTTTCATGTAAAATGGCTCCCTGATCTCTGTTGGGAGAAATGATCATCCTTGGCATGTTAAAATTTATGCCAGAGTTGACAAATTTAAATCTTCTTAGGATGGTATGCACCTACGTACTTTTTGTTGAGTGATTGAGGTCCCTCTTTGAAGTTTAGCTTCAGCCATAGAGATCAAATAAGAGAAAAACAGAGGCAAAGGTTGAGAGATGAAGCTGGAGTGCTGCTATGGTAGTTCAACATGTTGTCACAGGTAGGatcatttatttatatgttaattatggATATGCCATGTTATGCtattgttgtgcggaatttgatataatacgagaaaatataaacgcgaaaaacaagacaacagatttacgtggttcaccaataaattggctacgtccacgggaagagggggagcagttttatgtttgtagcgggtctgattcaaggcattcaacagctattttgatgaaaattcaAGAATGTCATGGTGTTTCAGCTTGAGAATCTTTCCACCCCCTCTATATACCCTAAGGAGTTCAAGATAGTTGGCCCTGCAGTATATTTCCCTATTTGATGTTGATGCCAATATCATTCTTAAATTGGCCCATCGGCAATAGCTTGGTAGTTTTGAATGTAAAATGGCTCCCTGATCCCTGTTGGGAGAAATGTGGGGTGCAGCCACGTTAGGCAAAAAGGTGTCAAGTGACTTTGGAAAATTTTACTGTATATCAATATTATGTATAAGTTTTATTATGTGTAATAAAATGACACTATTTGACAGTAATTATTTGATGGCGTGTTGGATCTTCGTCTGGTTTTGTTGTGTTATGTTTCGCGGGTTCTATTCTCAATCAAtattttacttcatattaaaaaggcataatacataattatacCCTTTAACTTTTCTACAAATATATTgacatgtaggactcatgtgtttatttatttaaaagattaGATAGATAAAGTGTCTGTTTATGCATTATAAAAATtgaaggtcaaagttaaaatttgaaataaagtgtagggtccaatatatgtattatgctaGAAAGAAAATTGTAGTGATGTAGTTTTGAACCAAGACCTCCTTTAGCTTAAAACTAATTCAAGAACCAATGCTGTAACCTATCTTACATTCTAAAGTTACAATGCATGTGATATGAGTACACCGTTAAACTAGAAGTAGATTGAAGTTAGATGAGTGTAGTTAATGGTGTTTTGTTGCTAACtaagatataaatatttttttgttgaaacacACAAATTCAGTGTTGAAATACTGACTACTCATTTTATTAATTGCTAGAATTAAGATCATGAAATTGcaagatttgattttaacatttttcTGAAATCCTAATTCTGTCTCTGACCACTTGTTCTTCTCTGAGAATGGCCTTCACAAAAAGTTTCCGTCTACTGTAAGACTATCATCTTCGCGATTTTACCGCtttgtattcaaatttttctGGTTATTTACAATtacactttatttattttatattttatttatataaaatggtGAACCTAATTATGTTTCATATAATAAGCTTCCTCGTAATTCGTGTAAGCTCTAATACTCATCATA encodes the following:
- the TRN1 gene encoding protein TORNADO 1 (The RefSeq protein has 1 substitution compared to this genomic sequence), with amino-acid sequence MKLIGHLCSRIQLSSKRTLNNRPNSSLGSGENCRGPVSMETPPFFPESSNAPEIEECQQSPLPGDSSSDGCSSSSAQVKKMEANQKLRDLQWGYQVIKSSSLDLHSISFYLSQPTTCCHQETENSITINISKGSLSHFSDLLVLLKTSTSTQSSLRDLEFHQVEWELQQLRNLGVLLGSSSSIKQLVFKRNRFTAECLSELSEVLKKNGVIKEIMLSESNIGPVGASLLASALKVNGSLEELQIWEDSIGSKGAEELSKMIEVNSTLKLLTIFDSKSITATPLISAVLARNRSMEVHIWNGENNEKISKVVEFVPENSTLRIYRLNVSGACRVACALGMNSTVKTLDLTGVRLKSRWAKEFRWVLEQNRTLKEVNLSNTCLKDKGVVYVAAGLFKNHSLQKLYLKGNWFGGVGVEHLLCPLSRFSALQYQANISLKSLTFGGKKNKIGRDGLAAILHMLTSNESLTSFGIYNDESLKPDEIIRIFRSLEKNATLRCISLQGCKGVDGEAVLQTIMDILQVNPWIEDIDLSRTPLHNAGKTEAIYQRLGQNDKAEPEIDLLKGMPMTEPKSCRVFLCGQENAGKTTLSNSIHQHFSSPKLPYIDQVRTLVNPIELAVRPIGMKIKTFKDEDTKISMWNLAGQQEFYAFHDLMFPGHGSASIFLIICSLFRKPNNRELKTPDEVEEDLQYWLRFIVSNSKRALQQCMLPNVTVVLTHYDKINQSSQNLQLIVDSIRRLRDKFQGFVEFYPTVFTVDARSSASVSKIAHHLQKTSKTVFQRVPRVYELCNDLMQILSDWRLENHNKPAIKWKDFGDLCQVKAPLLRIRSRLDNKEKVEARRRAVATCLHHIGEVIYFDELGFLILDCEWFCGEVLGQLLRLDFKKQTSAGDGFISRKDLEKVLRSSLDSQIPGMGSRVFQNLDASDLVRMMLKLELCYEQDPSDTNSLMLIPSFLEEGKEKQPKWQINSSECIYAGRHLQCDDSSHMFLTPGFFPRLQVHLHNKVMGLKNQYGATYSLEKYVIALSINGIYVRVELGGQLGYYVDVLACSTKHLTETLRLFQQLIKPAIQSLCHGVTLTESIIRPECVRSLIPPRYRRNQILPLQLLKQALLSVSADNMYDYQHTWDLVADSGRTIIGAGFDYARDLLSDDDFREVLQHRYHDLHNLAGELQIPLDNSQDGQNHASINSEETEGKIEPTFAGIAKGVEEVLQRLTIIHQELRDIKQEIQGLRYYEYRLLMELNRKVNYLVNYNVQVEERKVPNMFYFVRTENYSRRLITTMISGINALRLHMLCEYRGEMHVVEDQIGCEVMQVDNRAVKCLAPYMTKFMKLVTFALKIGAHLAAGMGEMIPDLSREVAHLLKSPTAYSAAGVAAAGVVGVAAAGRVERNRGSRDIQQDLKAAQQWVVDFLRDQRCSGGRDIAEKFGLWRVRYRDSGQIAWVCRRHIHIRASEIMEVPL
- the TRN1 gene encoding protein TORNADO 1 isoform X1, producing the protein MHRRSRNANNLHFPVIHPPTVVLLVQLSKAGELHASSIMAAYYKLREFQMVSQVKKMEANQKLRDLQWGYQVIKSSSLDLHSISFYLSQPTTCCHQETENSITINISKGSLSHFSDLLVLLKTSTSTQSSLRDLEFHQVEWELQQLRNLGVLLGSSSSIKQLVFKRNRFTAECLSELSEVLKKNGVIKEIMLSESNIGPVGASLLASALKVNGSLEELQIWEDSIGSKGAEELSKMIEVNSTLKLLTIFDSKSITATPLISAVLARNRSMEVHIWNGENNEKISKVVEFVPENSTLRIYRLNVSGACRVACALGMNSTVKTLDLTGVRLKSRWAKEFRWVLEQNRTLKEVNLSNTCLKDKGVVYVAAGLFKNHSLQKLYLKGNWFGGVGVEHLLCPLSRFSALQYQANISLKSLTFGGKKNKIGRDGLAAILHMLTSNESLTSFGIYNDESLKPDEIIRIFRSLEKNATLRCISLQGCKGVDGEAVLQTIMDILQVNPWIEDIDLSRTPLHNAGKTEAIYQRLGQNDKAEPEIDLLKGMPMTEPKSCRVFLCGQENAGKTTLSNSIHQHFSSPKLPYIDQVRTLVNPIELAVRPIGMKIKTFKDEDTKISMWNLAGQQEFYAFHDLMFPGHGSASIFLIICSLFRKPNNRELKTPDEVEEDLQYWLRFIVSNSKRALQQCMLPNVTVVLTHYDKINQSSQNLQLIVDSIRRLRDKFQGFVEFYPTVFTVDARSSASVSKIAHHLQKTSKTVFQRVPRVYELCNDLMQILSDWRLENHNKPAIKWKDFGDLCQVKAPLLRIRSRLDNKEKVEARRRAVATCLHHIGEVIYFDELGFLILDCEWFCGEVLGQLLRLDFKKQTSAGDGFISRKDLEKVLRSSLDSQIPGMGSRVFQNLDASDLVRMMLKLELCYEQDPSDTNSLMLIPSFLEEGKEKQPKWQINSSECIYAGRHLQCDDSSHMFLTPGFFPRLQVHLHNKVMGLKNQYGATYSLEKYVIALSINGIYVRVELGGQLGYYVDVLACSTKHLTETLRLFQQLIKPAIQSLCHGVTLTESIIRPECVRSLIPPRYRRNQILPLQLLKQALLSVSADNMYDYQHTWDLVADSGRTIIGAGFDYARDLLSDDDFREVLQHRYHDLHNLAGELQIPLDNSQDGQNHASINSEETEGKIEPTFAGIAKGVEEVLQRLTIIHQELRDIKQEIQGLRYYEYRLLMELNRKVNYLVNYNVQVEERKVPNMFYFVRTENYSRRLITTMISGINALRLHMLCEYRGEMHVVEDQIGCEVMQVDNRAVKCLAPYMTKFMKLVTFALKIGAHLAAGMGEMIPDLSREVAHLLKSPTAYSAAGVAAAGVVGVAAAGRVERNRGSRDIQQDLKAAQQWVVDFLRDQRCSGGRDIAEKFGLWRVRYRDSGQIAWVCRRHIHIRASEIMEVPL